From Canis lupus baileyi chromosome X, mCanLup2.hap1, whole genome shotgun sequence:
TTCTAGGTCAGCCAACCCCAAACAACCCAGGGCAAAAGCAGTTCCAAGTGCCAGGCTCACCTCTCTCGATCCCCTTGTCTCCTAGATCTTGGCTCAGTATTCTATTTCACTATCTAGTTGGCTCGTTGATGCCTTTAAAGTGATCTTTTAACTTGgaacccccccccaaataaaagtATTTTGTCCAGATTTTTCCATGGGAGCATTGGTTCAAATTACCCAGTCTTCAATGATCAGAAATCAAAGTCCAGAACATatcctttttcttgtttaaaaactatgacttaaaaaaaattaaaaaattaaaaaaataaaactatgactttttaaagattttatgtatttatctgaaatACATGAGAGAGAGACCATGGGCGGAGtggcaaggaggggcagagggagagagagaagcaggctgcccactaacacagggctcggtcccaggaccctgggatcatgacctgagctgcatgcagatgtttaaccaactaagctacccaggggcccctaaagaATATAACTTTTTTAGTAAGTGATGATGAATGTACAGCAAAGTATATAAAGTCTTCTAATCTGATGTGTACACCTAGATGcgtttttatatatgtatgtgcccATATATTCATCATTCAGATCAAGACACACAGCATTTCCGGCCCCCCAAAAGATTTCCTCAAGTCCCCTCTCAGTCACTAGCCAACTTCCAGGAATATCCACTATTATTATCCATCATTTCTGCCTGTTTTGAGCTTCATGTACATGGAATCATTCAATACGTACTCTTTTTGTGACTGGGTGTTTTCATTCAACATTGTGCCTGCGAGATGCACCCATGTTGTTGTGTATACTTTTATCTCATTACCTTTCCTTATTGCATGATATCTCACTGCATGAATATATCACagatgattttctctttcttctattgaTGGGCACATGAGTTGTCCGGTTCTTGGCTGTTACAAAGAAGGCCATTATGAACATCTTGTTCATGGCTTGTGGGTCTGGCACCATTTCTACCGGTACACACATGCAGGGGTGGGAATTACTGCATTGCAGGGTATGCCGATGTTtcgtgtttggttttgtttttacaattattattttccCCGGTTTTATTTCAGTAGAACTGGCATTGGCATACAGAACTGGGTAAGTTGAAGGTGTGCAGCAGAGTGACATGACTTACGTAGGTTGTGAAATGACGGCCACGGTGAGTTTAGTTAACCGCATAGATAccaaaaaagataccaaaaaagaggggaaaatgcTTTTTTCCTTGCAATGAGAACTCTTAGGACCTATTTTCTTAACAACTCTCCAATATAGCAAATGTTTAGTTTTAATAAACACCATCAAGCAGCTTTTCACAAGGGACCTACCAGCGTATGAGAGCCCTACTTGCTCTACGGCCTCACCACTGGGCGTCgtctgtctttttttattttagccattctggtgggttCGCCATGgtaactcattgtagttttaacttGCGTTTCCCTGTTGGCTAATGAGCATCTTTTCGAGTGCTTATTGGCCACTCTgacttttttgtttaatttcctttataaccctaggtggctcagtggtttagagcctgccttcagcccagggcgtgatcctagagtcccaggatcaagacccacatcaggcttcctgcatggagctttcttctccctctgcctgtgtctctgcttttctctctgtgtctttcatgaataaataaataaaatattttttgaaatttcctttATAGCCTGTTAAtggttatttttctaattttaagtttccttctttttcttgggtcgatattgttattttatattttgccagGAAATCATCTTTTTCCCCTCtactttttcaaatttattgttaTAGGGCTTTTGGAATggcttcattgagatataatgcACATGCCATACAATTCAGCCATTTAAAGTGCAATTTtgaggggcgcctcggtggctcagttggttaagcgtgtgccttcagctcaggtcatgatcttggggtcctgggattgagccccatatcgggctccttgctcagtggggactctgtttctccctctccctctgtactctttctctctcaaataaataaataaaatcttgaaaaaaataaagtgcaagtTTGATGGTTTTTAGTATACAGAGTTGTGCGACCAGCAGCACCATCTCAtgctaaaacattttaattacccCCCAAAAAACTCATTAGCAATCATTCCCTATTTCACCCTAACCCCCCTTTCTCAGCCCCAGGACATTCAAAGATCCATCCATGggacaaaataaataatctatagCATATATGTATCTACACAATGAAAAACAGTAgtcaaaatgaatgaactaaagcAACACAATGTGCATGACTCTGTAATGTGATTTTATGTGAAACAGCCTTAAAAGCCTTAAAAGATGCATATTAAATAGTGGCTTTTTATGAATTTGAATACGACTGAAATTTTCTGACATGGTTCTCAATGATTTCCACCTCCTGCTATTCATGCCCTGGTGTAACCTCCTCTCTTTGAATGAGGGCTGGGCCTAGTGACTTGTTTTTAAGGAATCTAATGTGGCAAAGGCAGTGGGATttcacttctgagattaggttcCAAAGAAACTGTGACCTCCCTGTTGCTCACACACACCCTCTCCCTGGCTCTTCTCACTTGTGCTTCCTGAATGAATCAAGCTTCCATGTTGGAAGCTGCCCTCTGGAGAAGCCCATGTGACAATGAACTGAGGGCAGCTTCCAACCAACAGACCACTACTTAGAATCATCTGAGTGACCTCGGCAGCTATCCTCCTCCAGACTAGACTTGAGGTGACTGCTACCCTAGCCAAGACCTTGCACCAGAGGATCCAGCCGAGTGGTCTGGATTCCTGACCCAAAGAGCCCTGGGATACTAAATGCCATTATACTTTAAGCCACTAAAGTTTGGGGTGACTTGTTATGCAACAATACATAACTAATATACCTCCCACTAGAGCAAACTGCTTGCAATTTCCCAATACCCACTACGCTGCTCCTTTACTCTGGGCTTTGGCATGTGTTATTCCCTCTTCCCATCCCTTTTCATTTAGCTAACTCTGCTTTAACAAATGGCTCACCcatcccctcctccaggaagacttccctAATGGGGCACTGCATAAATTGCTCCTCTTCCTTACTCCCTAGGAGCCCCCTGCTGACTTCTATCGGCACACttactgtatttctttctttaaaagaaaaaaatatattttatttatttattcatgagactcggaggcaaagacataggcagagggagaagcaggctccctgcaggagcccgatgcgagacttgatcccaggaccctgggaccacgccctgagccaaaggcaggtgctcaatcactgagccacccacacctCTCATGCTTATGATGTTTCCATTGCCTGTTTACTTAACTCTGCAGCAGTCTGCCATGATTTCCAAATCCCCAGCTTCTCCTGGGATACATGGAACACGTGGTACTTAGGACGTGTTCTCCGTGGGCAGGGTGGGTAATCGCACAGATTTTGGAGTCAGGGGACATCCCTTAGAACCCCCCACTGACCCTCCATGTAACCTAAGAGAAGTCATTTAgcctctcttcctgctttccAGGCACTGAGCTAGATATTTGATGTTCCCACTCCAATCCCATGTGGCCTCTTAGTCTTAGGATGATCTCCAATATCTAAATCAAGGTAGAAACTTTGGGGATTATGCTACTCGATcagctgtttttatttcataaattaaataTACGCAGAAGAGGGTTTCTTGATATAGAAGTTAAAAGCAGTTCCAGCACAAGAGGATTAAAAACATCATGGCTAGCCcaatatttttaagtgacataTTTCAGCCTTCTGCTAATGTTTCATCGCTGAAATATCAGCCCTTTTTCATGTAAACCACTGAGGGTTTGGACAGAGGACAAAAGCATCATATGTTCTACACATCTTGCAATGAGAACTGTCAAATGTTGCAATCAACATTGCCACAGTATCACCACTGACAGGCTTCcaaaagacttttaaaacaaaaacccaccacaGGCCTGGAACAAGATACACAGCCTAGGAAAATGTGCATCTCACATTTCCTCTGTGGATTGAAAAAACCAACTGTGGCCCGAGGCCAACAACAGGAAGGTTCTTTGAGCTTTTCCTCAAATGCTCCCAGTTTAGAAACAGATTTACAAGTGTGAGTGTGGAAAGGGGGAAGCCCCCTTCTAGCCCAAGGGATTGAGTTTCCCTCCAGGGAAATTTCTAGCTCTGACACTGTGGTAAGATCATACTCTAGCAGACAGATCCTACCAgggtgtctgctggagatttCCCTGGAGggaaactgataaaaaaaaaaagtctgtaaaaTGCAAATTCCAGACTAGTCCTAAAATGGAAAGACAGGCTGACAGCATGAATGGTCTGTGATTCCAAGTTACAAACTTTCCCTGGTGGGGAAATGTCAGCTCGGACCTGTTACTCCTTCCCAACACTGCTAAGCCTTGAGATGATTCCCTCTCAGACCTGCTTCTCTTCAGGGGCTCTATCTGATTGAATAGCTCCACTAACCCTCCAGTGCCCCAAGTGAGAGAATTTCAGGACTCATTCCcaactccttcctcttccccgtgccccccccccacccatccaATGCCCCAGCGAGTCCCAGCAATCCGCAATCTCGCCTGAATCCAGAGCCCTTTCCCACCCCCATTCCCACCACTCTTTCAATAACCTCCGGCATCTCATTTAGAGAGACTCCCACAACTACTCCCCACCCCGTCTTCCTCAATGGCTGAGAAATGCTGTGTGTTCTCAAATCCGTTTGATTTTCTCCCTGGCCACACAGAATGACCACATCTCTCAGCTGCCCTTGCAGCTCATTTGGGAACCATGGAATGTGGGTGACAGGGTTGGAATGCCACTTGCAGGCCTTATGGTAAAGCCTATTCTTCAGTGACAAGGAGGTCATGGATTGAAAAGGGTGGCCCCACAAATGGAAGGAGCCAGGATCCCGGAGTCACAATAAGGAAGGCTCCCAGTCATGTATCTGATTGGGACTGTCATGTCAGTGAGATGTCAACCTTTTACTGTGTTAAGTCACAATATTAAGAATTGTGTTAATCAAGGgttgctctctgcccctcctctcccccctcccacactctccctaaaaaaaaaaaagagttgagggTTGCTCTTTGTTGCAGTTGACTTCTTCTAATACCCTGCTTCCACTCCTGCCCCTTCCCATGTCTTCTATTCTTCTCACAGATGCCAACGTAATTCAACTACAATACATGTCTGAGCATATCGCCATCTACGAGTCCCCAAACGCCAACAGATAAAAACTCTCAAATGCTTGCCCTTGACCTTAGGAAAGTTCAAAATTCTTATGATGGCCTACAAGGTCTACCCTGTTGAGCTTTCTCCTGATCTGTCCctagtcattcattcatccatttatttatagaGTGAATATATATTCAGCGCCAACTCTGTGTGTATAGCTATGGTCTGGGGATGGAGTAGATGCGAGTGAGAAAGGAGGACAATCATTGGAGAAGCTATCGtatttgttcagaaaaaaaaaaaagatagtgaggACCTGAGCTCCAGCGTGTCTCTAGGCTCTGACACTCCAGCTCTGATGGGACTTAACAGACAGATCAAACCCTAGAGTCACAGTTGGAGATTTCCCTAGAGGAAGAGCAATGACCAAAAGCCTGAAAATGCAAGTTCTAGCCTAGCCCAAAGAGCGAATAGGAGAATTTGAAGACAAGAGATTTACCTACGATGGATAGCATGAATGAGATGAGGGGTGGATCTAAGATATTTTAGGAAATACATTTGGCAGGATTTGGGAACTGACTATGGGGAGTGAGAAAAGGCGCCTGGGTAGAGTTCCAGATGGCAGGCCGTGGTGAAGAACAGAtctgggggagggcagaagggggGAGGATGATGagcttatgccagtaccacactgtgctgactactatagctttgtactaagtttttgaaatcaggaagtccGATGCCCCcaactttgtctttcttttccaagattgttttGGGTCCCTTGAATCTCCATATGAAATTTAGGATCACTGTCGAGTTCTACAAAGAAGCCAGCTGGGATTCTGATAGcgattacattaaatttatacATCAATTCCAGGAGTATTGCTGTGTTAACAACCTTGccttccaacccatgaacatgggatgttttccatttatttaggtttttaatgtCTTTTCAACAATGTGTTGTATTTTTCCCCCATACAGGTTTTGTACTTTTGTTAGACTTGTTACTAAGTACTTTGTTTTGATGGCTCTGTTAAATGGAATTGTTTAGTTTCCTTTtcaaattgttcattgctagtgtatagaaatacgaTCCATTTCTATATactgaccttgtatcctgcaattgtattcattttttcttctgacAGTTTTAGCTGGAAATTTTGTAGGATTGGCTATACATagatcatgtcatatgcaaatagacATAGCTTTAGTCCTTCATTTTCAGTCTaaatgcttttgtgttttcttgcctaattgcctcGGCTAGAACTTTTAGTACAATGATAAATGCAAGTGGTACCACTGAGCATCCTTGTCTCTTTCCTGAACTTGGGAGGGGGGGGCAGCTTTCACGGAGTATATTAGCTGTGGATTTCCCTAAGtgctctttatcaggttgagCAAGTTCTCATCTATTCCCAGTCATCTGAGTTGTTggttggctgttttttttttcttttaaatcatgaaagggcgttggattttatcaaatacattttatgtatctattgatATGGGgtttggacttttaaaaaaatcttattgtatcccagtttcttttttaagctaAAATCTTAGGAGGCTTGAGATACAAAACAGAGTTGGGAGGGTTGCTCTGGTTGAAGCAGGAAGAGAAGCCTGGAGCTGCCAAGCTGGCCTGTCAGTCATTCCCTCCCTAGCAGCCCTGGGTTCCATGGGGAAACTAAGCCAGGGTCCAAAGAAGAGCTCTCATCTAAAACACCTTGTTGGGCCTGGCTCTGTCAGCCAACTAAGCCCTGACCCTCAGCCTCAGGAGGCCCTGGTTGGCAGGGCTGGCTGATTACAAGTACCCAGACACTTTATCTGCCGCAGCTCATTAGCATCCTGCAAATTGCATATTCATCATGGCATAGGGCTCCAGAGCCAACTCCTCCACTACCCCTCTGGCTGAAGGGTTGATGATCTGGGGGCTCTGAAATCCTTCTCACTTGCCCTTTTTGATGGTATCTCTCCATTGAACAGTTCAGATCTATGGTTACAGCAAAGCTTGTACTTCCCAAACCTTGATTATAATCAACCCAAAATACAGAGGTTCAGTATCTCAAACAGATTGCAGACAGCCCACTGATTACTTTTTGGGAAGACTGATTAAGAAACTTTATTACAGAAAATGAATGCATCCAATGTCCCCAAATACATTTGTGACAAGAACAGACACACAGGAGACACAGACAATAGTTGCTACATCACAGCCTTGTTCTTTCCAAAAGATAAAACATCATTCAAACATGGGGTGAGGGGGCTGGGAGAGAGCTGGTTAGAGAAAGCAGGTACTgtccttttgattaaaaaataataataaagtaacagGTTGGCATCGCGAGATCACATACTGTGGGCCCAGTAATCAGGCTGAGCTGAAGCCTTAGATGGTTGACACCACGCCACTTGTCACGTCTCAGAGAAGCTCCGGAGCATCATTCCAGTAAGAGGAACAACTTCGTGCTGGGGTGAAAACATGAGCCAAGTGGCCTTAACTAGAATCTTTTTAGAACTCTACATCCGCACAAAGATCACTTAAGCAGCTCCCCTACTTGTTTAGCACAAAGGCAGAGGGGCGCAAAGATGCTACAGCCCGGCAGGCGCCACTTAGCAAGTCAGCTCTCCTTTGGGACAAGTGAGCTCCTCTTCCATATTTGATGAGGTTAACCAGTTCCCAAATCTTGGTACACCTAAGCCGGGCAGCAGCGGCACCAGCTGAAGCAGGAGGGCACCTCGAACAAGTGCCTCTGGGCAAACCTCAAGACCGAGGGTTTCTAAATTAGTGGTCATCttctaaaagagctagaaaaacaCATTTAGGACAAACAGTTCTGATGTGCAAAGGAATGGGAATGGCTATAATTATCGGCGAGAGATTGGGCCAGTGACCGTGACCGGGACATACCCATCCAGGACCTGACAGAGTGGGGAGGACATATAGCCTGCAGACACACAGGGTTCCAAATTGTGAATTTTCAGAAAAAGCTTCCTCCTGAGGTCACAAAAACACTCCCGAGTGCTTCACAGCCTCCAACGCACACAGAGTATTCACGCTAGGCAGTACTCTCACCCACAACACAAGGCCCTTCCTTCCTGCCAACAGTAAAGATGGACCAGCCCTCGAAAGGATTTTTAATGTCACCGCTTGCCACTGTGGCCATCGCCTCACCTCTTTCCCCAACTGGGACAAAATGTCAACATCATTCACCAACATAAAATAACCACTGAAACACGGACCAAGCTTCTTCCAGTTTAACAACATTTAACAACCACCTACATTTGCAATCAATGAGCTCAAAATTGTGGGCAGGCCATCCTACTTTTCATAGGATTCATCTAATGCTTCTTAGAAACAATCCATCTCGTCAGTCTGCCTGCAGTACAGGTGGCCCAAGGCAGAGCCTGCCACAGGGACCCCAGCCACCTTCCTCGGGGTGTTCAGTTTCTCAAAGTAGTAGGAAAACCAATGGATATCGTTCGCCACTCCTACCACCCTTCCCCTCACTGGGGTCCAGGAGGCAGAAGCGGTAGCTCAAGACCTCAACTGTCGAACAGAACAAATGATACTCTGCTACACGGACCGGGGTCAGGGGCgatgagacaggaaaaaaagCCTGAACATCTGATACACCGTACCCTTAGGAGGATATTTTTGCTGTTTAGCAATGAATCTGGCCCCACAGCATGAGGGGAGGGAGCATTGGTGGCaggaggcacacacacacaaaaaaaataacaaaaaaacaaaccaaaccaaaccagaaCAAAAACCCATTAAACCTACATAGTAGTCAGCCTCAATCCTAACCACCCACCTTCCTGTACCTTCAAAGGCTGGGAAAACTTGCCTGGGGTCAAGTTCTCTTGGCTTCTACACCCCGCAGTTCAGACTTTATCTTAATGCCACTTAGCCCCAAACAAAATCATGCAGTACCTTCAAGGAGCCTCTTCAGCTCTATCCTAAGCAAGCTGGCCACATGAAGAGAAGGTACCAGATGTGCAGGGGGGGCTAGTCACCAAATACAATGGAGTGGGTTGTTAGCTAAGACTGCTTTCTGTGAGTCAGAGATTTAGACTGTCATAATAgagaacagttttaaaaatgtaatactgtttatttaacttcaaaaacatttcagcattctaaacatacaaaaaaaataacagaacgTTGCAAGTCGTGTTTAGTACAGAAGGTTCTTGAACTTTCATTGATGCAGTGGCTCTTCGCTTTGCTGACAATGAAGAGTTCTAcagtttgtttaaaaacaaacagtttAAAACTACCGCACTTAACTAAAAAGGATCCAAACACTTCTCATGCCAGCTGACCCCCCCTTTTCCACAGCTAAGAATGGCAGCAGAATGCTAGGTCACTATATACAGAAACAAGACAACCTGAAGCTAAATGGATGCCCACTGCAGTGTCCACAGGTCCAGCCTCACAGTGCACGCCCTGAGCTACAGCCCCTCCCAAAGGCATCTTCCCCACAGCCTCAACGCCAAGCAAGGAGCATCAAGAGTTTGTCTCGGttgttttgttctctctctctctctctctttttttttttttttttttacaaactataGATATGTACAGTTGATAACTCAGGATTTCTAGCCAATAACCATATAGTTTAACACCaccttacaaattaaaaaaaaaaaaagaaaaaaatgccagaaaCATCTTTAAATGCCTTGTCACACCAACAGCAAAGTGCACAGAGTGAGGAGAACACGAgagccttttcatttttaaaaatgttttggaaatatgTACAACTTTGATACAGTTTCAGGGTGCTCCGGACACCCATGGCCACTTCATGTAAACCACTGACGATTTCTAGAGCACTTTGAGAAACTACAATATGACCATGACCCAATTGTGTAATTAAACCTAACGAGGGCAACAGACACGCCTCGAATAAGAGAGGTGTCAATGACGGCGCTCCCTACTCTAAGGTATTCACAAGGAGACAGATCAACAGTTTTTTtattcatcctcctcctcctcctcctcctcctcttcttcctcttcgtcttcttcatcttcttcttccaCCTTTTTCCGGGCAACTTTAGCGGGACCCTTTGCGCCATCAAACTTCCCTTTAGACTTATAGTCAGCGACATCCTGGAAGGAATGGGGGACACATTCCAAATGAATCGATGGCTAAGGCTCTCCTGCAGCTGTTTTAGCCAAGGACAGAAACATGCTGTCCCCACCTCAGAATGGGACACAAGTGACTTACTACTCAGGGCTGCTCTTTGAGGTACCTCTTCCCAGATACATGGAAATGTGGTTGTCGGCCACTCGAATTTACAAGTTTACGGCTGTTTAATGGGACTCTCCAATTCCCTGCCCATGGCATCCCACGTTATCCAACTTTTTTAAAGAGCCTGTCTGCAGTGGTCCCAAAGAACATTCTATTCTTGAACGCCAGCCCTCGTACACTGGGCTCACCTGTCAGCCCAGCAAAGCAGCCGGACGCCCCCCGCACACCCCAGGACGGCCGGCTGCCCACCTGTCCAGCCTAGTAGCCTGGCCACACCCGCGCCCACCTCACCTTCTCATACTTCTCCTTCAGCTTGGCTGCCTTGTTGTTGTAAGGCTGCTTCTCGCTGTCACTTAAGTTATTCCACATCTCACCGAGCTTCTTCGCCACATCTCCAATGGAGATTCCAGGGTTTGTCGATTTGATCTTGGGGCGGAATTCCGAGCAGAACAGGAAAAATCCAGACCTTCAGGAAAACCGTTGTATGAATGAGACAAGAGCCAGCAAAAATGTGAGCTTAAGCCCAGATCCCCAGTCTCTCACGGATACCTTCCCACCACTACAGACTCCTCCCTGAAGTGAAAAAAAAGGTGTGACACTACACGCTGTGACAAAGTTGTAGGTTTTAGAATGCCTAAGATGCTTCAGAAATACACAGGACTTTCTCAGTCTCTCAGTTGCTGGAAAAGCGGGGCCTGGGGGAATCATAGCTAAGGACTCTGACACTGGGGTGCCTCACTCCCCACAGAAAAGCCAACAGGCAACCAGCACAAGGACACAGCTCCCAAATCCCGCAGCCTTAAGACAGACATCCCGACCAGAGCACCTTAAGGCTCTAAGTATAGAATGCTTTGCAGACTATCCTGAAGTTTTTAGGTAACGTGTCCTCTTAAAAATCCCTC
This genomic window contains:
- the HMGB3 gene encoding high mobility group protein B3 isoform X2, which gives rise to MAKGDPKKPKGKMSAYAFFVQTCREEHKKKNPEVPVNFAEFSKKCSERWKTMSGKEKSKFDEMAKADKVRYDREMKDYGPAKGGKKKKDPNAPKRPPSGFFLFCSEFRPKIKSTNPGISIGDVAKKLGEMWNNLSDSEKQPYNNKAAKLKEKYEKDVADYKSKGKFDGAKGPAKVARKKVEEEDEEDEEEEEEEEEEEEDE